One window from the genome of Podospora pseudocomata strain CBS 415.72m chromosome 6, whole genome shotgun sequence encodes:
- the NIT4 gene encoding Nitrogen assimilation transcription factor nit-4 (COG:K; EggNog:ENOG503NWSV) has protein sequence MEGTDVAVAASFEHGDLDAFAGGSADPPPPSKKKSRRAADPANQKRRCVSTACIACRKRKSKCDGALPSCAACASVYGTECVYDPNSDHRRKGVYREKTDSMKARNSTLQILIEAILNAAEEDVPAIVKKIRTCDSLDNVAESILKNDISNEADEEEDFGRLDDDYSANLPIEGERELARKMGELRLENGSVRFIGGTSHLIYLGETANIPDEPESESYLSGEDPVTSWTEVTKDTQLIVHLINMYFNWHYPYFTTLSKDLFYRDFFKGKPRGQPRTTVYCSSLLVNAMLSLGCHFTSVPGAFALSGDSRTKGDHFFAEAKRLIVENDEYEKPKLTTVQALALMSVREAGCGREAKGWVYSGMSFRMAQDIGLNLDIGGISKDKDSLDEKEVDARRITFWGCFLFDKCWSNYLGRLPQLPKNSYNVPKYDVFPDEDAMMWSPYTDAGFDQSSKQPARTRATGLQLSKLCEISSDLLLFFYHPNHIGRSSGKYVELKKLSELHRRLEDWKAELPKEFEPKEGQLPNVILMHMFYHLQYIHLFRPFLKYTPSSSPLPSHVSPRRICTSNAGAISKLMRLYKKMYNLRQICNIAVYMVHSACTIHMLNLPEKTAKRDIIHGIKHLEEIAEDWLCARRTLSILSVLARKWNVELPEEASLVLNRTDEKYGTFSTSDVPSPNKSSHYSAQSPQSLPASPNSKAEHSPPNPYMYPSSHQHQQMTFDSRLPAASMSPDILANFSVAGLQLPQSQSHTASTTAATSPMAMSVADPLSAMNAWSTVSQPPQPPMPSYNPSPFNPNPRRHVSSNSGYVIDGQDWYIKDGVNWQQNFETWGMSPNGGGPQQTNQGPSNGDPSSLFMFRGLNGGGRGGNEMDTGGFDNLGSMGTLDHLPGLD, from the exons atggagggaaccgacgtcgccgtcgccgcctcCTTTGAACACGGAGATCTGGATGCTTTTGCGGGAGGGAGCGCCGAcccgccgccaccgtccAAGAAGAAATCCAGGCGCGCCGCCGATCCCGCCAACCAGAAACGAAGGTGTGTCAGCACTGCTTGTATTGCCTGTCGCAAGAGGAAATCAAAATGCGATGGTGCTCTACCGAGCTGCGCGGCATGTGCCAGCGTCTACGGCACCGAATGTGTCTATGATCCCAATTCGGACCATCGCCGCAAGGGCGTCTACCGTGAGAAGACGGACAGCATGAAGGCCAGGAACTCGACTCTCCAGATTTTGATTGAGGCCATCCTCAACGCCGCCGAAGAGGACGTACCGGCTATTGTGAAAAAGATTCGTACTTGTGACAGCCTGGATAACGTCGCCGAGTCCATTCTCAAAAATGACATCTCTAATGAagcagatgaggaggaggactttGGCCGATTGGACGACGACTATTCGGCAAACCTACCCATCGAAGGCGAGAGGGAATTGGCGCGCAAGATGGGAGAGTTGAGGCTGGAGAATGGTTCGGTTCGATTCATCGGCGGGACATCTCATCTGATCTATCTCGGCGAAACCGCCAACATACCTGACGAACCAGAATCCGAGAGCTACCTGTCGGGCGAAGATCCAGTGACTAGCTGGACCGAAGTGACCAAGGACACACAACTGATCGttcacctcatcaacatgTACTTCAACTGGCACTACCCCTATTTCACGACGCTGTCGAAGGACCTCTTTTACCGAGACTTCTTCAAGGGGAAACCACGAGGCCAGCCACGAACCACGGTGTATTGTTCTTCACTGCTGGTCAATGCGATGTTATCTCTTGGATGCCACTTCACAAGTGTACCGGGCGCTTTTGCGTTATCCGGCGACAGTAGAACGAAGGGGGACCATTTTTTCGCCGAGGCAAAGAGGCTTATCGTGGAGAATGACGAGTACGAAAAGCCAAAACTCACCACTGTGCAGGCATTGGCGCTCATGTCTGTTCGAGAAGCGGGATGTGGTCGGGAGGCTAAGGGCTGGGTATACAGCGGTATGAGTTTCCGGATGGCTCAGGACATTGGTCTCAACCTAGACATTGGCGGTATCTCCAAGGACAAGGACTCGTTGGATGAAAAGGAGGTGGATGCCCGAAGGATCACATTTTGGGGGTGTTTCCTATTCGACAAGTGCTGGTCAAACTACCTCGGCCGGCTACCTCAACTTCCGAAGAACTCGTACAATGTACCAAAGTACGATGTATTTCCAGACGAAGACGCCATGATGTGGTCGCCATACACAGATGCCGGCTTTGACCAGTCTTCAAAACAACCTGCCCGAACAAGGGCCACTGGTTTACAGCTGTCGAAGCTTTGCGAGATTAGCAGCGATCTGCTGCTCTTCTTTTACCACCCTAACCATATAGGACGCTCTAGTGGGAAATACGTTGAGCTTAAGAAGCTCAGCGAGCTGCACCGGCGACTAGAGGATTGGAAAGCAGAGTTGCCAAAGGAGTTTGAGCCTAAGGAAGGGCAATTGCCGAACGTCATCTTGATGCA CATGTTCTATCACCTGCAGTACATCCACCTGTTCCGGCCATTCCTCAAATATACCCCGTCGTCATCACCATTACCATCACATGTCTCGCCCAGGAGGATATGTACTTCCAACGCTGGCGCCATCTCCAAACTGATGCGCCTCTACAAAAAGATGTATAACCTACGACAGATCTGTAATATCGCCGTATATATGGTGCACTCAGCCTGCACAATTCACATGCTCAACCTACCTGAAAAGACAGCCAAGAGAGACATTATCCACGGCATCAAACACCTGGAAGAAATTGCTGAGGATTGGCTGTGCGCTCGCAGAACACTGTCTATTCTCAGCGTTCTTGCACGGAAATGGAATGTCGAGCTCCCCGAAGAAGCCTCTTTGGTGCTCAACCGCACCGACGAGAAGTATGGCACGTTTAGCACTTCGGACGTCCCGTCACCAAACAAATCATCACACTACTCGGCGCAGTCACCACAATCCCTGCCTGCTTCACCAAACAGCAAAGCCGAACACAGTCCACCAAACCCATATATGTACCCATCGagtcatcaacaccaacaaatGACCTTTGACAGCCGcctcccagcagccagcatGTCCCCGGATATCCTCGCCAACTTCAGCGTGGCTGGGCTCCAACTTCCACAATCACAATCGCATACAGCTAGCACCACGGCCGCCACTTCCCCGATGGCCATGTCGGTAGCTGATCCCCTATCGGCAATGAACGCCTGGTCGACCGTgtcgcaaccaccacaaccgccgATGCCTTCGTACAACCCCTCGCCgttcaaccctaacccaagGAGACATGTCAGCTCGAATTCGGGGTATGTGATTGACGGACAGGATTGGTACATCAAGGATGGCGTGAACTGGCAGCAGAATTTTGAGACATGGGGCATGTCGCCGAACGGTGGCGGACCGCAACAAACGAACCAAGGGCCGAGCAATGGTGATCCATCATCGCTTTTTATGTTTAGGGGGTTGAATGGTGGCGGCAGGGGAGGTAATGAGATGGATACCGGTGGTTTTGATAATTTGGGGTCGATGGGGACGTTGGATCATCTTCCTGGGTTGGATTAG